The following are from one region of the Macaca thibetana thibetana isolate TM-01 chromosome 2, ASM2454274v1, whole genome shotgun sequence genome:
- the SEC61A1 gene encoding protein transport protein Sec61 subunit alpha — MAIKFLEVIKPFCVILPEIQKPERKIQFKEKVLWTAITLFIFLVCCQIPLFGIMSSDSADPFYWMRVILASNRGTLMELGISPIVTSGLIMQLLAGAKIIEVGDTPKDRALFNGAQKLFGMIITIGQSIVYVMTGMYGDPSEMGAGICLLITIQLFVAGLIVLLLDELLQKGYGLGSGISLFIATNICETIVWKAFSPTTVNTGRGMEFEGAIIALFHLLATRTDKVRALREAFYRQNLPNLMNLIATIFVFAVVIYFQGFRVDLPIKSARYRGQYNTYPIKLFYTSNIPIILQSALVSNLYVISQMLSARFSGNLLVSLLGTWSDTSSGGPARAYPVGGLCYYLSPPESFGSVLEDPVHAVVYIVFMLGSCAFFSKTWIEVSGSSAKDVAKQLKEQQMVMRGHRETSMVHELNRYIPTAAAFGGLCIGALSVLADFLGAIGSGTGILLAVTIIYQYFEIFVKEQSEVGSMGALLF, encoded by the exons ATTCAGTTTAAAGAGAAAGTGCTGTGGACCGCTATCACCCTCTTTATCTTCTTAGTGTGCTGCCAG ATTCCCTTGTTTGGGATCATGTCTTCAGATTCAGCTGACCCTTTCTATTGGATGAGAGTGATTCTAGCTTCTAACAGAG GCACATTGATGGAGCTGGGGATCTCTCCCATTGTCACGTCTGGCCTTATAATGCAACTCTTGGCTGGCGCCAAGATAATTGAAGTTGGTGACACCCCAAAAGACCGAGCTCTCTTCAACGGGGCCCAAAAGT TATTTGGCATGATTATTACTATCGGCCAGTCTATCGTGTATGTGATGACCGGGATGTATGGGGACCCTTCTGAAATGGGTGCTGGAATTTGCCTGCTAATCACCATTCAG cTCTTTGTTGCTGGCTTAATTGTCCTACTTTTGGATGAACTCCTGCAAAAAGGATATGGCCTTGGTTCTGGTATCTCCCTCTTCATTGCAACTAACATCTGTGAAACCATCGTATGGAAGGCATTCAGCCCCACCACTGTCAACACTGGCCGAG GAATGGAATTTGAAGGTGCTATCATCGCACTTTTCCATCTGCTGGCCACACGCACAGACAAGGTCCGAGCCCTTCGGGAGGCGTTCTACCGCCAGAATCTCCCCAACCTCATGAATCTCATCGCCACCATCTTTGTCTTTGCAGTGGTCATCTATTTCCAG GGCTTCCGAGTGGACCTGCCAATCAAGTCGGCCCGCTACCGCGGCCAGTACAACACCTACCCCATCAAGCTCTTCTATACGTCCAACATCCCCATCATCCTGCAGTCTGCCCTGGTGTCCAACCTTTATGTCATCTCCCAAATGCTCTCAGCTCGCTTCAGTGGCAACTTGCTGGTCAGCCTGCTGGGCACCTGGTCG GACACATCTTCTGGGGGTCCCGCACGTGCTTATCCAGTTGGTGGCCTTTGCTATTACCTGTCCCCTCCAGAATCTTTTGGCTCTGTGTTAGAAGACCCGGTCCATGCAGTTGTATACATAGTGTTCATGCTGGGCTCCTGTGCATTCTTCTCCAAAACGTGGATTGAGGTCTCAGGTTCCTCTGCCAAAGAT GTTGCAAAGCAGCTGAAGGAGCAGCAGATGGTGATGAGAGGCCACCGAGAGACCTCCATGGTCCATGAACTCAATCG GTACATCCCCACAGCCGCGGCCTTCGGTGGGCTGTGCATCGGGGCCCTCTCGGTCCTGGCTGACTTCCTGGGCGCCATTGGGTCTGGAACTGGGATCCTGCTCGCGGTCACCATCATCTACCAGTACTTTGAGATCTTCGTGAAGGAGCAGAGCGAGGTCGGCAGCATGGGGGCCCTGCTCTTCTGA